Part of the Streptomyces sp. HSG2 genome, ACCCGGGCGCGCTCGGGTGCCCGGGCGCGCCGCCGCTCAGCCCGGGGCCGTGGGCAGGGTGACCTCGAAGCGGCAGCCGCCGGAGACGTTGCGGACGGAGGCGCTGCCCCGGTGGGCCTCGACGATGCCCCGCACGATGGCCAGGCCGAGCCCGGCGCCGGCGGGCGGGGTCCTGGCGTGGGTGCCACGCCAGCCGGTGTCGAACACGCGGGGCAGGTCCTCCTCGGGGATGCCGCCGCAGCCGTCGGTGACGGAGACCACCACGCCCTCGCAGGACCGCTCGGCCGCGACGGCGACGGTGCCGTCCTCGGGAGTCCGACGTATGGCGTTCACCAGGAGGTTGCCCAGGACCCGACTCATCTCCACGCCGTCGACCTCGACCGGCACGGCCGCGACGCGGTCGCCGACCAGGCGCACGCCTTGTTCCCGGGCGAGGGGGTCGGCGCCGGCGAGGGCGTCACCGACCAGGTCGTAGAGCGACATGCGAGTCGGGGACAGGCTGAGGGCTCCGGCGTGGATGCGGGAGAGCTCGAACAGATCTCCCACCATGCCGTCGAGTCGCTCCACCTCCGCGCGGATCTGCCGCAGATAGCGGTCCGGGTCGGTCGCGACTCCGTCCTCCAGCGCCTCCGCCATGGCGCGCAGCCCGGCAAGCGGGGTCCGCAGGTCGTGCGAGAT contains:
- a CDS encoding HAMP domain-containing sensor histidine kinase; translation: MRDVLLIALFAFLGAGAAGLVGAGVLLLIRRRSLTAHLAVVAAVAVTAMLAGTLAVARAMFLSPHDLTVVTTVVAMAAVVSLVTALLLGRWVVARSRALARAARSFGDAGAFAPPEGPATAELTALSVELEATSARLAESRERERALEASRRELVAWISHDLRTPLAGLRAMAEALEDGVATDPDRYLRQIRAEVERLDGMVGDLFELSRIHAGALSLSPTRMSLYDLVGDALAGADPLAREQGVRLVGDRVAAVPVEVDGVEMSRVLGNLLVNAIRRTPEDGTVAVAAERSCEGVVVSVTDGCGGIPEEDLPRVFDTGWRGTHARTPPAGAGLGLAIVRGIVEAHRGSASVRNVSGGCRFEVTLPTAPG